The Branchiostoma floridae strain S238N-H82 chromosome 8, Bfl_VNyyK, whole genome shotgun sequence genome has a segment encoding these proteins:
- the LOC118420528 gene encoding organic cation transporter protein-like isoform X2: protein MRKIALTMCLVWMFIAGVYFGLIVGTTDLAGDPYVNFALGAALEIGLAILGWAGMERWGRKPVIAGSALLAGTGCLVTAATKELPTISRNFALVGRVVIGITYNCFIAYSPEVFPTVVRSMGMGVATAFSRIGSISAPFVTLLGDVWLPLPMVTFGVAACAGGLAVFLLPETLGVPLPETIEDVENGKPQQSDNDSSANYTNPRTEHDPFKNMKHLSLDNFHPWPLSVRIN, encoded by the exons ATGCGCAAAATCGCATTGACGATGTGCTTGGTATG gATGTTCATAGCAGGAGTCTATTTTGGCCTAATTGTCGGGACGACAGATCTAGCCGGAGATCCGTACGTCAACTTTGCCCTGGGTGCAGCTCTGGAAATCGGGCTGGCTATTCTAGGGTGGgcgggcatggagagatggggCAGGAAACCAGTCATAGCAGGGTCGGCTTTACTTGCAGGGACAGGTTGCCTGGTGACAGCGGCTACAAAGG AACTACCGACTATTTCCCGTAATTTTGCCTTGGTCGGCAGAGTTGTCATCGGAATTACTTACAACTGTTTTATCGCATACTCACCTGAGGTTTTCCCGACTGTAGTAAG GAGCATGGGCATGGGTGTGGCCACCGCGTTTTCCCGCATTGGCAGCATATCGGCTCCCTTCGTGACGCTCCTGGGCGATGTCTGGCTGCCCCTCCCCATGGTGACGTTTGGTGTGGCGGCGTGTGCAGGCGGCTTGGCTGTCTTCTTGCTCCCGGAAACACTTGGAGTCCCACTGCCTGAAACTATAGAGGATGTGGAGAATGG AAAGCCACAACAAAGCGACAACGACAGCTCTGCGAACTATACAAACCCTCGGACCGAACATGACCCCtttaaaaacatgaaacattTATCGTTAGATAACTTCCATCCGTGGCCTCTTTCGGTAAGAATCAATTGA
- the LOC118420528 gene encoding organic cation transporter protein-like isoform X1: MIEIDHFAMFIPKSYRMFIAGVYFGLIVGTTDLAGDPYVNFALGAALEIGLAILGWAGMERWGRKPVIAGSALLAGTGCLVTAATKELPTISRNFALVGRVVIGITYNCFIAYSPEVFPTVVRSMGMGVATAFSRIGSISAPFVTLLGDVWLPLPMVTFGVAACAGGLAVFLLPETLGVPLPETIEDVENGKPQQSDNDSSANYTNPRTEHDPFKNMKHLSLDNFHPWPLSVRIN; encoded by the exons ATGATAGAAATTGACCATTTTGCCATGttcattccaaaatcatataggATGTTCATAGCAGGAGTCTATTTTGGCCTAATTGTCGGGACGACAGATCTAGCCGGAGATCCGTACGTCAACTTTGCCCTGGGTGCAGCTCTGGAAATCGGGCTGGCTATTCTAGGGTGGgcgggcatggagagatggggCAGGAAACCAGTCATAGCAGGGTCGGCTTTACTTGCAGGGACAGGTTGCCTGGTGACAGCGGCTACAAAGG AACTACCGACTATTTCCCGTAATTTTGCCTTGGTCGGCAGAGTTGTCATCGGAATTACTTACAACTGTTTTATCGCATACTCACCTGAGGTTTTCCCGACTGTAGTAAG GAGCATGGGCATGGGTGTGGCCACCGCGTTTTCCCGCATTGGCAGCATATCGGCTCCCTTCGTGACGCTCCTGGGCGATGTCTGGCTGCCCCTCCCCATGGTGACGTTTGGTGTGGCGGCGTGTGCAGGCGGCTTGGCTGTCTTCTTGCTCCCGGAAACACTTGGAGTCCCACTGCCTGAAACTATAGAGGATGTGGAGAATGG AAAGCCACAACAAAGCGACAACGACAGCTCTGCGAACTATACAAACCCTCGGACCGAACATGACCCCtttaaaaacatgaaacattTATCGTTAGATAACTTCCATCCGTGGCCTCTTTCGGTAAGAATCAATTGA